Proteins found in one Pyrus communis chromosome 15, drPyrComm1.1, whole genome shotgun sequence genomic segment:
- the LOC137718793 gene encoding probable pectin methyltransferase QUA2 codes for MVRPLHRGPSGPRMSGSSKDFFDSQMKDKTDKEDLDRRASSDNNSFAFKFPIRVLFPDNSPSKHGNTENGFTSDPFMAGTPRSRHKLALLLLKLSLVLIVILALSGSFWWTLAISTTSRGHIYHGYRRLQQQLVSDLWHIGELSLGSSRLRDLEFCPQENENNVPCFNVSENLALGLADGNEYDRHCENGMRQNCLVLPPVNYKIPLRWPTGRDVIWVGNVKITAQEVLSSGSLTKRMMMLEEEQISFRSASLMFDGVEDYSHQIAEMIGLRNESSFIQAGVRTILDIGCGYGSFGAHLFSSQILTMCIANYEASGSQVQLTLERGLPAMIGSFILKQLPYPSLSFDMLHCAWCGIDWDQQDGILLIEVDRVLKPGGYFVWTSPITNAETFRRNKVNQKRWNLVRDFAENLCWEMLSQQDETVVWKKTSKRNCYSSRKPGSGPSICSKGHDVESPYYRPLQACISGTQSRRWIPIEERKTWPSRANPNKSELAIYGLHPEELTEDAETWKMAVRNYWSLLSPLIFSDHPKRPGDEDPSPPYNMLRNVLDMNAHFGGFNSALLEAGKSAWVMNVVPTNGPNYLPLILDRGFVGVLHDWCEPFPTYPRTYDMVHAAGLLSLESDHQRRCTILDLFTEIDRLLRPEGWVIFHDNTALIESARALTTGLKWEARVVEIESNSGEKLLICQKPFFKKQAN; via the exons atggTTAGACCTCTGCATCGAGGTCCGTCTGGGCCGCGGATGTCTGGCAGTAGCAAAGATTTTTTTGACTCCCAAATGAAAGATAAAACAGATAAAGAAGATTTGGACAGAAGAGCTTCTTCGGATAACAATAGTTTTGCATTTAAATTTCCCATTCGAGTACTTTTTCCGGACAATTCTCCTTCCAAACATGGAAATACCGAAAATGGCTTTACATCTGATCCCTTCATGGCTGGTACTCCCAGAAGTCGGCACAAGTTAGCACTGCTACTGTTGAagttaagtttagttttgattGTTATTCTAGCTCTTTCCGGATCCTTTTGGTGGACACTCGCCATCTCAACAACTTCAAGAGGTCACATATACCATGGATACCGGCGACTCCAACAACAACTTGTTTCTGACCTGTGGCATATCGGAGAGCTTTCTCTTGGTTCTTCAAGGTTGAGAGACTTGGAGTTTTGTCCTCAGGAGAACGAAAATAATGTTCCATGCTTCAATGTTTCGGAGAATCTTGCCTTAGGTCTTGCTGATGGCAACGAGTATGACCGGCATTGTGAGAATGGGATGAGGCAAAATTGTTTAGTTCTTCCACCTGTGAATTATAAGATTCCTCTTAGGTGGCCTACTGGTAGAGATGTCATCTGGGTGGGGAATGTGAAAATAACAGCGCAGGAGGTACTTTCTTCAGGAAGCTTGACGAAGAG GATGATGATGTTGGAAGAAGAGCAAATTTCATTCCGTTCAGCCTCCTTGATGTTTGATGGTGTTGAAGACTACTCACACCAAATTGCAGAAATGATAGGACTGAGAAATGAATCCAGTTTCATACAAGCTGGG GTGAGAACCATCTTGGATATAGGATGTGGTTATGGTAGTTTCGGAGCACATCTCTTTTCCAGTCAGATCCTAACTATGTGCATTGCAAACTATGAGGCTTCAGGAAGCCAAGTTCAGCTGACTCTTGAAAGGGGTCTTCCTGCAATGATTGGTTCTTTTATTTTGAAACAGTTGCCTTATCCATCTCTCTCTTTTGATATGTTGCATTGTGCATGGTGTGGCATTGATTGGGACCAACAAG ATGGGATCCTCTTGATTGAGGTTGATAGAGTTTTGAAACCTGGTGGATACTTTGTCTGGACATCACCTATTACCAATGCCGAGACATTTCGTCGTAACAAAGTGAATCAGAAAAGGTGGAACCTTGTACGTGATTTTGCAGAAAATCTATGCTGGGAGATGTTATCGCAGCAAGATGAAACAGTTGTATGGAAAAAGACTAGTAAAAGGAATTGTTATAGTTCACG GAAACCAGGTTCAGGTCCCTCTATATGCAGCAAAGGTCATGATGTTGAATCTCCATATTATCGACCACTCCAAGCCTGTATTAGTGGAACTCAAAGCCGCAGATGGATTCCTATTGAAGAGAGGAAAACCTGGCCTTCTAGGGCTAATCCGAACAAGAGTGAACTTGCCATATATG GATTACATCCAGAAGAACTCACTGAGGATGCTGAGACGTGGAAAATGGCAGTACGGAATTATTGGTCTCTTCTGTCACCATTGATATTCTCAGATCATCCAAAGAGACCTGGTGATGAAGATCCTTCACCGCCCTATAATATGCTTAGAAACGTACTAGACATGAATGCTCATTTTGGTGGTTTTAATTCTGCATTATTGGAAGCTGGAAAGTCCGCATGGGTCATGAATGTGGTCCCAACAAATGGACCCAATTATCTGCCCTTGATCCTAGACAGGGGTTTTGTTGGTGTTCTGCATGATTG GTGTGAACCCTTTCCAACATACCCAAGAACTTATGATATGGTGCATGCAGCAGGACTTCTTTCCCTTGAAAGTGATCATCAGCGCAGATGTACCATTCTTGATCTATTCACAGAGATTGATCGATTACTTCGTCCAGAG GGTTGGGTGATATTCCACGACAACACTGCTCTCATCGAATCAGCAAGAGCTCTCACGACAGGGCTGAAATGGGAGGCACGCGTGGTGGAAATCGAAAGCAACAGCGGTGAAAAGCTCCTCATCTGCCAAAAGCCTTTCTTCAAGAAGCAAGCAAACTAA